A genomic segment from Juglans regia cultivar Chandler chromosome 14, Walnut 2.0, whole genome shotgun sequence encodes:
- the LOC108990066 gene encoding kiwellin-like, producing the protein MVSGESIPSDRKITKLHDFDGTWDLPRLFLIINIISLPPLPARAISSCNGPCKSLDDCTGQLICIEGKCNDDPDQVGNNICKGSPPPKDNKCQPSGTKNCNGKSFSQFKCSPPVTSSTRALLTNNDFSEGGDGEGASNCDESFHENSERVVALSTRWFDGGSRCGKMIKITASSNGRSVEAKVVDECDSVNGCDAKHAGQPPCKNNIVDGSDAVWNDLGLNIDDGVVPVTWSMA; encoded by the exons atggtatctgGAGAATCAATCCCAAGTGACCGGAAAATTACAA AGCTTCACGATTTCGACGGCACATGGGATCTTCCTCGGCTTTTCCTCATTATCAACATCATCTCCCTCCCGCCTCTCCCTGCACGAGCTATATCCTCATGCAACGGCCCATGCAAATCCCTCGACGACTGCACCGGCCAACTCATTTGCATCGAGGGTAAGTGCAATGATGACCCTGATCAGGTTGGAAACAACATATGCAAGGGCTCCCCGCCCCCTAAAGATAACAAATGCCAGCCCTCAGGCACTAAGAATTGCAACGGAAAATCTTTCTCTCAGTTCAAATGCTCACCCCCCGTCACGTCCTCCACGCGAGCCCTTCTCACAAACAATGATTTCAGTGAAGGTGGGGATGGCGAGGGTGCATCCAATTGCGATGAAAGTTTCCATGAAAACTCAGAGCGGGTTGTGGCACTATCAACTAGATGGTTTGATGGGGGTTCACGCTGTGGGAAGATGATCAAAATTACAGCTAGTAGTAATGGGAGGAGTGTGGAAGCCAAGGTAGTAGATGAGTGTGATTCTGTGAATGGGTGTGATGCAAAGCATGCAGGCCAGCCTCCATGTAAGAATAATATTGTTGATGGTTCAGATGCTGTGTGGAACGATTTGGGACTGAATATAGACGATGGTGTAGTGCCTGTTACTTGGTCAATGGCCTAG